From the Leucobacter tenebrionis genome, one window contains:
- the carA gene encoding glutamine-hydrolyzing carbamoyl-phosphate synthase small subunit produces the protein MTAPPASARPEGGAVLVLEDGTRYSGRAYGATGRTLGEVVFSTGMTGYQETLTDPSYAGQIVLMTAPHIGNTGANDTDMESRKIWVSGFVVRDPARRVSNFRAERSLDEDLVNDGVVGVSGIDTRAVTRHIRSAGAMRAGIFSGSDLSLSDAEQLALVREQAEMAGRNLSAEVSTAERYDVPAADGVERVGSIAVLDLGIKRATVQYLSEHGFDVIVLPASTSLDEVRAIAPDALFYSNGPGDPAASDEQVVLLRELLRDGVPYFGICFGNQLLGRALGFGTYKLPFGHRGINQPVLDKRTGRVEITAQNHGFAVDAPIEGVLDAPEGFGRVQVSHYSLNDQVVEGLECLDIPAFSVQYHPEAAAGPHDAFYLFDRFRQLVKDRASTSTSSVSGAEETH, from the coding sequence GTGACCGCTCCACCGGCCTCCGCACGGCCCGAGGGCGGCGCGGTGCTCGTGCTGGAGGACGGCACGCGCTACTCCGGACGCGCCTACGGCGCCACCGGCCGCACGCTCGGCGAGGTCGTCTTCTCGACCGGCATGACGGGCTACCAGGAGACGCTCACCGATCCCTCATACGCGGGCCAGATCGTGCTCATGACCGCCCCGCACATCGGCAACACCGGTGCGAACGACACCGATATGGAGTCTCGCAAGATCTGGGTGTCGGGCTTCGTGGTGCGCGACCCAGCACGCCGCGTCTCGAACTTCCGCGCCGAGCGCTCGCTCGACGAGGATCTGGTGAACGACGGCGTCGTGGGCGTCTCGGGCATCGATACCCGCGCCGTGACGCGGCACATCCGCTCCGCCGGAGCCATGCGTGCCGGCATCTTCTCCGGCTCCGACCTGAGCCTCTCCGACGCCGAGCAGCTCGCGCTCGTGCGCGAGCAGGCCGAGATGGCCGGGCGCAACCTGTCGGCCGAGGTGTCGACCGCCGAGCGCTACGACGTGCCCGCCGCGGACGGTGTGGAGCGCGTGGGCTCGATCGCGGTGCTCGACCTCGGCATCAAGCGCGCCACGGTGCAGTACCTCTCGGAGCACGGCTTCGACGTGATCGTGCTGCCCGCCTCGACCTCGCTCGACGAGGTGCGCGCCATCGCCCCCGACGCGCTGTTCTACTCGAACGGCCCGGGCGATCCCGCCGCCTCCGACGAGCAGGTCGTGCTGCTGCGCGAGCTGCTGCGCGACGGCGTGCCCTACTTCGGCATCTGCTTCGGCAACCAGCTGCTCGGCCGGGCGCTCGGCTTCGGCACCTACAAGCTGCCCTTCGGCCACCGCGGCATCAACCAGCCCGTGCTCGACAAGCGCACCGGCCGCGTCGAGATCACCGCCCAGAACCACGGCTTCGCCGTCGACGCGCCCATCGAGGGCGTGCTCGACGCACCCGAGGGCTTCGGCCGCGTGCAGGTGAGCCACTACAGCCTCAACGACCAGGTCGTCGAGGGGCTCGAGTGCCTCGACATCCCCGCGTTCTCGGTGCAGTACCACCCCGAGGCCGCGGCGGGCCCGCACGACGCGTTCTACCTCTTCGATCGATTCCGTCAGCTCGTCAAGGACCGCGCCTCGACTTCGACCAGCTCAGTCAGCGGCGCGGAGGAGACCCACTAA
- the carB gene encoding carbamoyl-phosphate synthase large subunit: MPKRSDINSVLVIGSGPIVIGQACEFDYSGTQACRVLREEGVRVILVNSNPATIMTDPDFADATYVEPITPEVIESIIIKEKPDAILPTLGGQTALNAAISLHELGILEKHGVELIGAKVDAIQRGEDRQIFKDLVIESGADVARSHIAHTLEEAKEFAKDLGYPLVVRPSFTMGGLGSGFAYTEEDLVRIAGDGLHYSPTSEVLLEESILGWKEYELELMRDTADNTVVVCSIENVDAVGVHTGDSITVAPALTLTDREFQKLRDIGIDIIRRVGVDTGGCNIQYAVDPATGRVIVIEMNPRVSRSSALASKATGFPIAKIAAKLALGYRLDEIPNDITQKTPASFEPTIDYVVVKAPRFAFEKFPAADDTLTTTMKSVGEAMAIGRNFTTALQKSLRSLEKRGTSFHWGEETRSVEEILETIKRPTDGRIVDVQQALRLGATIEQVFEATSIDPWFLDQIALINEVAEAVKAAPQLTLDVLREAKDHGFSDAQIAAIRGVSESEIRGLRHGLGLRPVYKTVDTCAGEFPALTPYHYSSYDLETEVAASDRKKVVILGSGPNRIGQGVEFDYSCVHASFALSEAGYETIMINCNPETVSTDYDTSDRLYFEPLTLEDVLEVIHAEQASGELLGVVVQLGGQTALGLAQPLKDAGIPILGTTPEAIDLAEERGAFSGILERAGLLAPRNGTAIDEEGAIRVAEEIGYPVLVRPSFVLGGRGMEIVYDTASLRGYFERIEGHALVGPGHPLLVDRFLDDAIEIDVDALYDGEQLYVGGVMEHIEEAGVHSGDSSCTLPPVTLGHDQIARVREATLGIAEGIGVRGLLNVQFAIGQGVLYVLEANPRASRTVPFVSKALGIPLAKAASRIMAGETIQQLIDSGFLPERDGSRAPIDAPIAVKEAVLPFKRFRTNDGLVVDSLLGPEMRSTGEVMGMDRDFPTAFAKSQSAAGSELPTSGTVFLSVADRDKRSVVLPALRLQELGYRILATQGTQVVLARNGISSEVARKHSAHAEGDTIVDLINRGEIDMIINTPSGSSARADGYEIRAAAVAADKPIFTTVSELSAAVGAISAQKVGFDVKSLQEYQADRDAALAEAASAR, from the coding sequence ATGCCCAAGCGTTCAGACATCAACTCCGTCCTCGTCATCGGCTCCGGCCCGATCGTGATCGGCCAGGCCTGCGAGTTCGACTACTCCGGCACCCAGGCCTGCCGCGTGCTGCGCGAGGAGGGCGTGCGGGTGATCCTCGTCAACTCGAACCCGGCGACGATCATGACCGACCCCGACTTCGCCGATGCGACCTACGTCGAGCCGATCACCCCCGAGGTGATCGAGTCGATCATCATCAAGGAGAAGCCCGACGCGATCCTGCCGACGCTCGGCGGCCAGACCGCGCTCAACGCCGCGATCTCACTGCACGAGCTCGGCATACTCGAGAAGCACGGCGTCGAACTGATCGGCGCGAAGGTCGACGCGATCCAGCGCGGCGAGGACCGCCAGATCTTCAAGGATCTGGTGATCGAGTCGGGCGCCGACGTGGCGCGCTCGCACATCGCACACACCCTCGAGGAGGCCAAGGAGTTCGCGAAGGATCTCGGCTACCCCCTCGTGGTGCGACCCTCCTTCACGATGGGCGGCCTCGGTTCCGGCTTCGCCTACACCGAGGAGGATCTGGTGCGGATCGCCGGCGACGGCCTGCACTACAGCCCCACCAGCGAGGTGCTGCTCGAGGAGTCGATCCTCGGCTGGAAGGAGTACGAGCTCGAGCTCATGCGCGACACGGCCGACAACACGGTCGTGGTCTGCTCGATCGAGAACGTCGACGCGGTGGGCGTGCACACCGGTGACTCCATCACCGTGGCCCCCGCCCTCACCCTCACCGACCGCGAGTTCCAGAAGCTGCGCGACATCGGCATCGACATCATCCGGCGCGTCGGCGTCGACACCGGCGGCTGCAACATCCAGTACGCGGTCGACCCCGCGACCGGGCGCGTCATCGTCATCGAGATGAACCCCCGCGTCTCCCGCTCCTCGGCCCTCGCGTCGAAGGCGACCGGCTTCCCGATCGCGAAGATCGCGGCCAAGCTCGCCCTCGGCTACCGGCTCGACGAGATCCCGAACGACATCACGCAGAAGACGCCCGCGAGCTTCGAGCCCACGATCGACTACGTCGTGGTGAAGGCGCCCCGCTTCGCGTTCGAGAAGTTCCCTGCCGCCGACGACACCCTCACCACGACCATGAAGTCGGTCGGCGAGGCGATGGCGATCGGCCGCAACTTCACGACGGCGCTGCAGAAGTCGCTGCGCTCGCTCGAGAAGCGCGGCACCTCCTTCCACTGGGGCGAGGAGACGCGCTCCGTCGAGGAGATCCTCGAGACCATCAAGCGCCCCACCGACGGCCGCATCGTCGATGTGCAGCAGGCGCTGCGCCTCGGCGCGACGATCGAGCAGGTCTTCGAGGCCACCTCGATCGACCCCTGGTTCCTCGACCAGATCGCGCTGATCAACGAGGTCGCGGAGGCCGTGAAGGCCGCACCGCAGCTCACGCTCGACGTGCTGCGCGAGGCCAAGGACCACGGCTTCAGCGACGCGCAGATCGCGGCCATCCGCGGGGTGAGCGAGAGCGAGATCCGCGGGCTCCGCCACGGCCTCGGCCTGCGTCCGGTCTACAAGACGGTCGACACCTGCGCGGGCGAGTTCCCGGCGCTCACGCCCTACCACTACTCGTCGTACGACCTCGAGACCGAGGTCGCGGCCTCCGACCGCAAGAAGGTCGTGATCCTCGGCTCCGGCCCCAACCGCATCGGTCAGGGCGTCGAGTTCGACTACTCGTGCGTGCACGCCTCCTTCGCGCTGAGTGAGGCCGGCTACGAGACGATCATGATCAACTGCAACCCCGAGACGGTCTCGACCGACTACGACACGAGCGACCGCCTCTACTTCGAGCCGCTCACCCTCGAGGACGTGCTCGAGGTCATCCACGCGGAGCAGGCGTCGGGAGAACTCCTGGGCGTCGTGGTGCAGCTCGGCGGCCAGACCGCGCTCGGTCTCGCGCAGCCGCTCAAGGACGCCGGGATCCCGATCCTCGGCACCACTCCCGAGGCCATCGACCTCGCCGAGGAGCGCGGCGCGTTCTCCGGCATCCTCGAGCGGGCCGGCCTGCTCGCCCCGCGCAACGGCACCGCGATCGACGAGGAGGGCGCCATCCGCGTCGCCGAGGAGATCGGCTACCCCGTGCTCGTCCGTCCCTCCTTCGTGCTCGGCGGGCGCGGCATGGAGATCGTCTACGACACGGCCTCCCTGCGCGGCTACTTCGAGCGCATCGAGGGCCACGCCCTCGTCGGCCCCGGCCACCCCCTGCTCGTCGACCGCTTCCTCGACGATGCGATCGAGATCGACGTCGACGCCCTCTACGACGGCGAGCAGCTGTACGTGGGCGGCGTGATGGAGCACATCGAGGAGGCGGGTGTGCACTCGGGCGACTCCAGCTGCACGCTGCCGCCCGTCACGCTCGGTCACGACCAGATCGCCCGGGTGCGCGAGGCCACGCTCGGCATCGCCGAGGGCATCGGCGTGCGGGGCCTGCTCAACGTGCAGTTCGCGATCGGGCAGGGCGTGCTCTACGTGCTCGAGGCGAACCCGCGCGCCTCGCGCACGGTGCCGTTCGTGTCGAAGGCGCTCGGCATCCCGCTCGCGAAGGCCGCCTCGCGCATCATGGCCGGGGAGACGATCCAGCAGCTGATCGACTCCGGCTTCCTGCCCGAGCGCGACGGCTCGCGCGCACCCATCGACGCGCCGATCGCCGTCAAGGAGGCGGTGCTGCCGTTCAAGCGCTTCCGCACGAACGACGGCCTCGTCGTCGACTCGCTGCTCGGCCCCGAGATGCGCTCGACGGGCGAGGTCATGGGCATGGACCGCGACTTCCCGACCGCGTTCGCGAAGAGCCAGTCGGCGGCGGGGAGCGAGCTGCCGACCTCGGGCACCGTGTTCCTGTCGGTGGCGGATCGCGACAAGCGCTCCGTGGTGCTGCCCGCGCTGCGGCTGCAGGAGCTGGGCTACCGGATCCTCGCCACCCAGGGCACGCAGGTCGTGCTCGCCCGCAACGGCATCTCCTCCGAGGTGGCGCGCAAGCACAGCGCCCACGCGGAGGGCGACACCATCGTCGACCTCATCAACCGCGGCGAGATCGACATGATCATCAACACGCCGTCCGGCAGCTCGGCGCGCGCCGACGGCTACGAGATCCGCGCCGCGGCCGTCGCCGCCGACAAGCCCATCTTCACGACCGTGTCGGAGCTCTCGGCCGCGGTCGGTGCGATCTCCGCCCAGAAGGTCGGCTTCGACGTGAAGTCGCTGCAGGAGTACCAGGCGGACCGCGATGCCGCCCTCGCCGAGGCGGCATCGGCGCGATGA
- a CDS encoding PH-like domain-containing protein, translating to MSAYSLALLFGAVGVLVLIAMWFAWRARGERDAAVTASSREPGGEVIERFPRAAYVSTTAEEAPLERIALPGLRYKGYSDLTVRRDGVTIEVTGERPVHIAADRVLGVGTTGMRIGKAVEQGGLSLLVWRAERARDGETPGETAESGRVLESSFRFADPAEQRRFAEAISALRESEIQHPA from the coding sequence ATGAGCGCCTACTCGCTCGCGCTGCTCTTCGGCGCCGTCGGCGTGCTCGTGCTCATCGCGATGTGGTTCGCCTGGCGCGCCCGCGGCGAGCGTGATGCCGCGGTGACCGCTTCGTCGCGGGAGCCGGGTGGAGAGGTCATCGAGCGCTTCCCGCGCGCGGCATACGTCTCGACGACCGCGGAGGAGGCTCCGCTCGAGCGGATCGCCCTGCCCGGCCTGCGTTACAAGGGCTACTCCGATCTCACCGTGCGCCGCGACGGCGTCACGATCGAGGTCACGGGCGAGCGACCCGTGCACATCGCAGCGGATCGCGTGCTCGGCGTCGGCACGACCGGGATGCGGATCGGCAAGGCCGTCGAGCAGGGCGGGCTCTCGCTGCTCGTCTGGCGGGCCGAGCGGGCGCGCGACGGCGAGACGCCCGGCGAGACCGCCGAGAGCGGCCGCGTCCTTGAATCCAGCTTCCGCTTCGCGGACCCCGCCGAGCAGCGGCGCTTCGCAGAGGCGATCTCCGCGCTCCGCGAGAGCGAAATCCAGCACCCGGCATGA